From Candidatus Woesearchaeota archaeon, a single genomic window includes:
- a CDS encoding CDC48 family AAA ATPase, whose product MELNLKVTESIQDDVNKGIIRIDSGYMKKLGVREGHFVEIKGQRTTIGIVDRALPGDIGLPIIRMDGLLRRNAKAGIGEWVSVKKAEVTDAKKVIIAPAREGLIIKASNLDLFKLGFVGRAVFKGDLVAMSKFKKRTSALGDSARIADVLESMFGFPDIKFVVLETDPKQGPVVINEETQFEYKQEGVEPSTEEEKETTTVEVSYEDIGGLDDELEKIREMVELPLKHPELFQRLGIEPPKGVLLHGPPGTGKTIVARAVANETNSNFYVINGPEIMSKFYGESEANLRKIFEEAEKNAPSIIFFDEIDAIATKREESKGEVERRVVAQLLALMDGLKSRGKIVVIAATNIPNSLDPALRRPGRFDRELVIGVPQYEGRLKILKIHTRNMPLDKDVSLEKLAEVTHGFVGADLASLSREAAMNVLRKILPQLNLKEDQKISEETLSEIKITMEDFKEALKSVRPSSLREVLFETPKTTWEQVGGLEEVKQELIESVDWPLKHKGEFQKLGVRPPKGVLLYGPPGTGKTLLAKAVAKESESNFISVKGPELLNKWVGESEKAIREIFKKARQASPCIVFFDEIDSVAPRRHVGTNDSHTTERVVNQLLTEMDGMQDLADIVIIAATNRPDLLDTALLRPGRFDRILLVSAPDKKAREAIFKVHTKGMPLAKDVNLKDFVDKTDGYSGADIESLCREAAMLALRKDLKTTVIKKEFFEEALKKVRPSITKEVQDAYAEIQNHFRSAAGKQLKDERPSYYG is encoded by the coding sequence GTGGAACTAAACTTAAAAGTAACAGAATCCATACAGGATGACGTAAACAAAGGCATAATAAGAATAGACAGCGGGTACATGAAGAAACTAGGCGTACGAGAAGGACACTTCGTAGAAATAAAAGGACAAAGAACAACCATAGGAATAGTGGATAGGGCTTTACCAGGAGACATAGGATTACCAATAATAAGAATGGACGGCCTTCTAAGAAGAAATGCAAAAGCAGGAATAGGAGAATGGGTATCAGTAAAAAAAGCAGAAGTAACAGATGCAAAAAAAGTAATAATAGCTCCTGCAAGAGAAGGATTAATAATTAAAGCATCAAATCTAGACTTATTCAAATTAGGATTCGTAGGAAGAGCAGTATTCAAAGGAGACTTAGTAGCAATGTCCAAATTCAAAAAAAGAACATCAGCACTAGGAGACTCAGCTAGAATAGCGGATGTATTAGAAAGCATGTTCGGATTTCCAGACATAAAATTCGTAGTTTTAGAAACAGATCCAAAACAAGGACCAGTAGTCATAAATGAAGAAACACAATTCGAATACAAACAAGAAGGAGTAGAACCAAGCACAGAAGAAGAAAAAGAAACAACAACTGTGGAAGTATCCTACGAAGACATAGGGGGATTAGATGACGAACTAGAAAAAATCAGAGAAATGGTAGAATTACCATTAAAACACCCTGAATTATTCCAAAGACTAGGAATAGAACCACCGAAAGGAGTCTTATTGCATGGACCGCCAGGAACAGGAAAAACCATAGTTGCAAGAGCAGTAGCAAACGAAACAAACAGCAACTTCTACGTTATTAACGGACCAGAAATCATGAGCAAATTCTATGGAGAAAGCGAAGCCAATCTAAGAAAAATATTTGAAGAAGCAGAAAAAAACGCTCCAAGCATAATATTTTTTGATGAAATAGACGCGATAGCAACAAAAAGAGAAGAAAGCAAAGGAGAAGTAGAAAGAAGAGTAGTAGCACAACTCTTAGCATTAATGGATGGACTAAAAAGCAGAGGAAAAATAGTAGTTATAGCAGCTACAAACATACCTAATTCTTTAGATCCTGCATTAAGAAGACCTGGAAGATTCGACCGTGAATTAGTAATAGGAGTACCACAATATGAAGGAAGACTAAAAATATTAAAAATTCACACAAGAAACATGCCTCTAGACAAAGATGTATCTTTAGAAAAACTAGCAGAAGTCACCCATGGATTTGTAGGCGCAGACCTCGCTAGTCTATCCAGAGAAGCAGCAATGAACGTATTAAGAAAAATACTTCCACAATTAAATCTTAAAGAAGACCAAAAAATATCAGAAGAAACTCTTAGCGAAATAAAAATAACAATGGAAGACTTTAAAGAAGCACTAAAATCAGTAAGACCATCGTCACTAAGAGAAGTATTATTTGAAACACCAAAAACTACTTGGGAACAAGTTGGAGGATTAGAAGAAGTAAAACAAGAACTAATAGAATCAGTTGACTGGCCATTAAAACACAAAGGAGAATTCCAAAAATTAGGTGTAAGACCTCCAAAAGGAGTACTTCTATATGGACCTCCTGGAACAGGAAAAACATTACTTGCTAAAGCGGTAGCAAAAGAATCAGAATCCAATTTCATATCTGTGAAAGGACCTGAATTACTAAACAAATGGGTTGGAGAATCAGAGAAAGCAATAAGGGAAATATTCAAAAAAGCAAGACAAGCAAGCCCATGCATAGTTTTTTTTGATGAAATAGATAGCGTAGCACCAAGAAGACACGTTGGAACAAACGATAGTCACACAACAGAAAGAGTAGTAAATCAATTATTAACAGAAATGGACGGCATGCAAGACTTAGCAGACATAGTAATAATAGCTGCAACGAACAGACCTGACTTATTAGACACAGCACTTCTAAGACCTGGAAGATTTGACAGAATACTACTAGTAAGCGCACCTGACAAAAAAGCAAGAGAAGCAATATTCAAAGTACATACAAAAGGAATGCCTTTAGCTAAAGACGTCAATTTAAAAGACTTCGTAGACAAAACAGACGGATACTCAGGAGCTGACATAGAAAGCTTATGTAGAGAAGCAGCTATGCTAGCACTAAGAAAAGACTTGAAAACCACTGTTATTAAAAAAGAATTCTTTGAAGAAGCGCTTAAAAAAGTAAGACCGTCAATAACAAAAGAAGTTCAAGACGCTTACGCAGAGATACAAAATCATTTCAGATCCGCAGCAGGAAAACAACTAAAAGATGAAAGACCTAGTTACTACGGATAA
- the alr gene encoding alanine racemase, with translation MYSSKIYLDKKKYEENIRFIKKIIGEKTIISSVVKGNAYGHGIKEMILLAEESGINHFSVFSQDEAYKVKKYSTKNSTIMIMGVLSLKKINWVISNDIEFFVFNFKRLKEALKTSKKLNKKIKIHIEVETGLNRTGFSEKELPELFKIIQKNKEYITIKGICTHFAGAESIANYYRIKKQNNRFKKYLEEFDKANIKYELTHAACSAAAVTMPNTRRNLVRIGIMQYGFWPSDETRMFYLTKKQKKKDPLQPILSWESEIMSIKHVKAGEYIGYGDYYLAKEDMTIGTVPIGYAQGYGRQLSNNSWIMVNDEIAEVIGVINMNLFQINISGLENVNIGDRVILIGQENNKEIRFASFSDKKSSLNYEILTRIPEELPREIINK, from the coding sequence ATGTATTCTTCAAAAATATATTTGGACAAAAAAAAGTATGAAGAAAATATACGCTTCATAAAAAAAATAATAGGTGAAAAAACAATAATATCATCTGTTGTAAAAGGCAATGCTTACGGACACGGAATAAAAGAAATGATTTTATTGGCAGAAGAATCTGGAATAAATCATTTCTCAGTATTTAGTCAAGACGAAGCATACAAAGTAAAAAAATACAGCACAAAAAATTCAACTATAATGATAATGGGTGTTTTATCTCTAAAAAAAATAAATTGGGTAATATCAAATGATATAGAATTCTTTGTTTTCAATTTTAAAAGATTAAAAGAAGCACTAAAAACATCAAAGAAACTAAACAAAAAAATAAAAATACATATAGAAGTAGAAACAGGGCTTAACAGAACAGGATTCTCAGAAAAAGAATTACCTGAGTTATTCAAAATAATACAAAAAAACAAAGAATACATAACAATAAAAGGAATATGCACACATTTCGCAGGAGCAGAAAGCATAGCCAACTATTATAGAATAAAAAAACAAAATAACAGATTCAAAAAATACTTAGAAGAATTTGACAAAGCAAACATAAAATATGAATTAACACATGCTGCTTGCTCAGCAGCAGCAGTCACAATGCCCAACACAAGAAGAAACTTAGTAAGAATAGGGATAATGCAATACGGATTTTGGCCAAGCGATGAAACAAGAATGTTTTACTTAACAAAAAAACAAAAGAAAAAAGATCCGCTACAACCAATACTTTCATGGGAATCAGAAATAATGAGTATAAAACACGTAAAAGCAGGAGAATACATAGGTTACGGAGATTACTACTTAGCAAAAGAAGATATGACTATAGGAACTGTTCCCATAGGTTACGCACAAGGATACGGAAGACAATTAAGCAATAATTCTTGGATAATGGTTAACGATGAAATAGCAGAAGTAATAGGGGTAATAAATATGAATTTATTCCAAATAAACATTTCAGGATTAGAAAATGTGAATATAGGGGATAGAGTAATACTAATTGGGCAAGAAAATAATAAAGAAATAAGATTTGCATCATTTAGTGATAAAAAAAGTTCACTAAATTACGAAATACTAACAAGAATCCCTGAAGAATTACCACGAGAAATAATAAACAAATAA
- a CDS encoding nitroreductase family protein gives MKLTEHRKTEQKINELFINRWSPRAMKPESITEQELLALFEAAKWAPSSYNSQPWRFIYALRDSEEWNQFLNLLIDFNKSWAKNASALIILVSRKNFEYNEEYSKTHSFDTGAAWQNLALQATMNDLIAHGIGGFDHEEARKIANISDAYKVEAMIAIGKPGNKEDLPLQLKEREQPSNRKSLKEIAFKGKLK, from the coding sequence ATGAAATTAACAGAACATAGAAAAACAGAACAAAAAATTAATGAATTATTCATAAACAGATGGTCTCCAAGAGCAATGAAACCAGAAAGTATAACAGAACAAGAACTACTAGCTTTATTTGAAGCAGCAAAATGGGCACCATCTTCTTATAATAGTCAACCTTGGAGATTTATTTACGCATTAAGAGATTCAGAAGAATGGAACCAATTCTTAAATTTATTAATAGATTTCAATAAATCTTGGGCAAAAAATGCTTCAGCACTAATAATCTTAGTTTCAAGAAAAAACTTTGAATACAACGAAGAATATTCAAAAACACATTCTTTTGATACAGGCGCCGCTTGGCAAAACCTAGCGCTACAAGCAACAATGAATGACTTAATAGCACATGGAATAGGAGGATTTGATCACGAAGAAGCAAGAAAAATCGCGAACATATCTGACGCATACAAAGTAGAAGCAATGATAGCAATAGGAAAACCAGGAAACAAAGAAGATTTACCTTTACAATTAAAAGAGAGAGAACAACCAAGTAACAGAAAATCACTAAAAGAAATAGCTTTCAAAGGAAAATTAAAATAA
- a CDS encoding patatin-like phospholipase family protein: MKKPVVALALGAGSARGLAHIGVVKVLEKNNIPIDLITGTSMGAIIGAFYAKNKDILDVERIALSINNKKLFKLLDPSLSMGFFRGNKVINFLKDNLGDVEFKDLKIPLVVVATNTRNGESVYFDRGDLVNAIRGSISIPLLFSPYSYKGLSLIDGHLSEPVPVNAALSKKPDVVIAVNLDSKKYLRNDMSPSFGGIAKRTVRILFYHLSKSISEKADVVISPDIDIDYFASFSEASHIIKQGELAAKKALPSIRKVLREFENL, translated from the coding sequence ATGAAGAAACCTGTTGTTGCTTTGGCTCTTGGTGCTGGTAGTGCTAGGGGTTTGGCTCATATTGGCGTTGTTAAAGTTCTTGAGAAAAATAATATTCCCATTGATTTAATTACAGGTACTAGTATGGGTGCTATTATTGGTGCGTTTTATGCTAAGAATAAAGATATTTTGGATGTTGAAAGAATTGCTTTATCTATTAATAATAAGAAGTTGTTTAAGTTGTTAGATCCTTCTCTTAGTATGGGTTTTTTTAGAGGTAATAAAGTTATTAATTTTTTGAAAGATAATTTGGGCGATGTTGAATTTAAGGATTTGAAGATTCCTTTGGTGGTTGTTGCTACTAATACTCGTAATGGCGAGTCTGTTTATTTTGATAGGGGTGATTTGGTTAATGCCATTAGAGGTAGTATTAGTATTCCTTTGCTTTTTTCACCTTATAGTTATAAGGGTTTGTCTTTAATTGATGGTCATTTGTCTGAGCCTGTTCCTGTTAATGCCGCGCTTAGTAAGAAGCCCGATGTTGTTATTGCTGTTAATCTTGATTCTAAGAAATATTTACGTAATGATATGAGTCCTTCTTTTGGGGGTATTGCTAAGCGCACTGTTAGGATTTTGTTTTATCATTTGTCTAAGAGTATTTCTGAAAAAGCAGATGTTGTTATTTCTCCTGATATTGATATTGATTATTTTGCGAGTTTTTCTGAAGCTAGTCACATTATTAAACAAGGGGAGTTGGCTGCGAAGAAAGCTTTGCCTAGTATTAGGAAGGTTCTTCGAGAATTTGAAAATCTTTGA
- the ppdK gene encoding pyruvate, phosphate dikinase: protein MKNVYFFGANKTEGKKEMKEILGGKGANLAEMANLGLPVPPGFTISTQTCKKYYEEEQKIPETIKEEIKENLKKLEDTMQSKLGNAENPLLLSIRSGAVASMPGMMDTVLNLGLNDEVVQGLIKKTNNERFAWDSYRRFITMFGDVVLDVPHHDFEEILDKKKINKGVNVDTELNAEDLKEITQEYKALVEQKTGKPFPKNAEEQLFLSIEAVFKSWNNSRAIHYRKMHDLHHLIGTAVNVQAMVFGNMGETSGTGVCFTRDPSTGENVFYGEYLMNAQGEDVVAGTRTPKPIKQLEETMPHAYKELVETYKKLEQHYKDMQDMEFTIQDKKLYILQTRNGKRTAQAAVQIAIDMCKEKLITEEEAILRVEPEQLDQLLHKQLDPVAKNKHESLGKGLPASPGAAVGKIAFNNESAVEMKKQEHSVILVRNETSPEDLIGMEAAQGILTSKGGMTSHAAVVARGMGKCCVAGCSDAKVSEKNKTLEIGGETFKEGDYITLDGSKGEVFKGKIPTVDPELSGAFGELMSWADKYRKLGIRTNADTPRDAAQAITFGAEGIGLCRTEHMFFEGNRIKAVREMILSETKEAREKALEKLKPYQKQDFYELFKIMNGKPITIRLLDPPLHEFLPREEADIKTLAEELNVTLEKLHKKMDSLHEVNPMLGHRGCRLGITYPEITKMQAEAIFEAAKEVSEKGIEVKPEVMIPLIGNVEELKNQKIIVEEVAKQILESNDKVKYLIGTMIEVPRAAITADKIAREAEFFSFGTNDLTQMTLGFSRDDVGSFVPEYIEKKILEKDPFQTLDQEGVGHLIKIAVEKGKSTNEKIKLGICGEHGGDPKSIEFCHEVGLNYVSCSPFRVPIARLAAAHAALKQK from the coding sequence ATGAAAAACGTATACTTTTTTGGAGCAAATAAAACCGAAGGAAAAAAAGAAATGAAAGAAATACTAGGAGGAAAAGGAGCGAACCTAGCAGAAATGGCGAACCTAGGATTACCAGTACCGCCAGGATTTACAATATCAACACAAACATGCAAAAAATATTACGAAGAAGAACAAAAAATTCCTGAAACAATAAAAGAAGAAATCAAAGAAAATCTAAAAAAATTAGAAGACACAATGCAATCAAAATTAGGAAACGCAGAAAATCCCCTATTATTATCAATAAGGAGTGGAGCAGTAGCATCAATGCCTGGAATGATGGACACAGTTCTAAACCTAGGACTAAACGATGAAGTAGTACAAGGACTAATCAAAAAAACAAACAATGAACGATTTGCATGGGACTCATACAGAAGATTCATTACGATGTTCGGAGACGTAGTACTAGATGTGCCACATCACGACTTCGAAGAAATATTAGATAAGAAAAAAATAAACAAAGGGGTTAATGTTGACACAGAACTAAACGCTGAGGACTTAAAAGAAATAACGCAAGAATACAAAGCATTAGTAGAACAAAAAACAGGAAAACCATTCCCAAAAAACGCAGAAGAACAATTATTTTTATCAATAGAGGCCGTATTCAAATCATGGAATAATAGTAGAGCAATACATTACCGAAAAATGCATGATTTACATCATTTAATAGGAACAGCTGTGAATGTACAAGCAATGGTGTTTGGAAACATGGGTGAAACCTCAGGAACAGGAGTTTGTTTTACAAGAGATCCCAGTACGGGCGAAAACGTATTTTACGGAGAATATTTAATGAACGCGCAAGGAGAAGACGTAGTAGCAGGAACAAGAACTCCTAAACCAATAAAACAATTAGAAGAAACTATGCCTCACGCGTACAAAGAATTAGTGGAAACATACAAGAAATTAGAACAACACTACAAAGATATGCAAGATATGGAATTCACAATACAAGACAAAAAATTATACATTCTACAAACAAGAAACGGAAAAAGAACCGCGCAAGCAGCAGTACAAATCGCGATAGATATGTGTAAAGAAAAACTCATAACAGAAGAAGAAGCAATACTAAGAGTAGAACCAGAACAACTAGATCAATTATTACACAAACAACTAGATCCAGTAGCAAAAAATAAACATGAATCCTTAGGAAAAGGCTTACCGGCAAGTCCTGGAGCAGCAGTAGGAAAAATAGCATTCAATAACGAATCAGCAGTAGAAATGAAAAAACAAGAACACTCAGTAATTCTTGTAAGAAACGAAACAAGCCCTGAAGACTTAATAGGAATGGAAGCAGCACAAGGAATTCTAACTTCAAAAGGAGGAATGACTTCGCACGCAGCAGTCGTCGCAAGAGGAATGGGAAAATGTTGTGTCGCAGGATGTTCAGATGCGAAAGTTTCAGAAAAAAACAAAACTCTCGAAATAGGTGGAGAAACATTCAAAGAAGGAGATTATATAACATTGGATGGCTCAAAAGGAGAAGTATTCAAAGGCAAAATACCAACAGTAGACCCAGAACTTAGCGGAGCATTCGGAGAACTAATGAGTTGGGCAGATAAATATAGAAAACTAGGAATAAGAACAAACGCAGACACACCAAGAGACGCAGCGCAAGCAATAACATTCGGCGCAGAAGGAATAGGATTATGTAGAACGGAACACATGTTCTTTGAAGGAAACAGAATCAAAGCAGTAAGAGAAATGATACTATCAGAAACAAAAGAAGCAAGAGAAAAAGCCTTAGAAAAATTGAAACCATACCAAAAACAAGACTTTTATGAACTGTTCAAAATAATGAATGGAAAACCAATAACAATAAGATTGTTGGATCCTCCGCTACATGAATTCTTACCAAGAGAAGAAGCAGACATAAAAACACTCGCAGAAGAATTAAATGTGACTTTAGAAAAATTACACAAAAAAATGGATTCATTACACGAAGTAAACCCGATGCTAGGACACAGAGGATGCAGACTCGGAATTACTTATCCTGAAATAACAAAGATGCAAGCAGAAGCAATATTTGAAGCAGCAAAAGAAGTATCAGAAAAAGGAATAGAAGTAAAACCAGAAGTAATGATACCACTAATAGGAAACGTGGAAGAATTAAAAAATCAAAAAATAATAGTTGAAGAAGTTGCTAAACAAATTCTAGAAAGCAATGATAAAGTCAAATACTTAATAGGGACTATGATAGAAGTACCAAGAGCAGCAATAACCGCGGACAAAATTGCGAGAGAAGCAGAATTCTTTAGCTTTGGAACCAATGATTTAACACAAATGACGTTAGGATTCTCAAGAGATGATGTAGGATCTTTTGTTCCTGAATACATAGAAAAAAAAATACTAGAAAAAGATCCTTTTCAAACACTCGACCAAGAAGGCGTAGGTCATCTAATAAAAATAGCTGTAGAAAAAGGAAAATCGACAAATGAAAAAATAAAATTAGGTATTTGCGGAGAACATGGCGGAGATCCAAAAAGCATAGAATTCTGCCACGAAGTTGGGCTAAACTATGTTTCGTGTAGTCCTTTCCGAGTTCCTATAGCGAGATTAGCAGCAGCACACGCGGCACTAAAACAAAAATAA
- a CDS encoding nucleotidyltransferase domain-containing protein produces MKKISKINKFWEDWKNKTEIETKIIQELEKTENILKKQTKILSIYVKGTFPRRETIQGSDVDLVLIFKEKNYEEQKNKIKQELKQKELNKISLSAYSTEELKTGKTHQGKNTTRFSKHIDEYELLIGKKLNSKELKKRTNKQDFEKMIKAFQEIFLPKYKEKEMSFHDIIKQVFWLTDNELRHKKIKPKNKWLDLKNQTQKINPEHIIMDAYKFREQKAQNKEITMQEKKEFIKKLKKHLKELKKQII; encoded by the coding sequence ATGAAAAAAATAAGTAAAATAAACAAATTCTGGGAAGACTGGAAAAACAAAACAGAAATCGAAACGAAAATAATACAAGAACTTGAAAAAACAGAAAACATTCTAAAAAAACAAACAAAAATATTATCAATATACGTAAAAGGAACATTTCCAAGAAGAGAAACAATACAAGGAAGCGACGTAGACCTCGTATTAATATTCAAAGAAAAAAACTACGAAGAACAAAAAAATAAAATAAAACAAGAACTAAAACAAAAAGAATTAAACAAAATATCCTTATCTGCTTATTCAACAGAAGAACTAAAAACAGGAAAAACACATCAAGGAAAAAACACGACGAGATTCTCAAAACACATCGATGAATACGAATTATTAATAGGAAAAAAATTAAACAGCAAAGAATTAAAAAAAAGAACAAATAAACAAGATTTTGAAAAAATGATAAAAGCATTTCAAGAAATATTCTTACCTAAATACAAAGAAAAAGAAATGAGCTTCCATGATATAATAAAACAAGTATTCTGGTTAACAGACAACGAATTAAGACACAAAAAAATCAAACCAAAAAACAAATGGCTTGATTTAAAAAATCAAACACAAAAAATAAATCCTGAACACATAATAATGGATGCTTACAAATTCAGAGAACAAAAAGCACAAAACAAAGAAATAACAATGCAAGAAAAAAAAGAATTCATAAAAAAACTAAAAAAACACCTAAAAGAATTAAAAAAACAAATCATTTAA
- a CDS encoding ferritin encodes MGTKAIDIIKGNVKELIDLLNKALADEWLAVYQYWVGAYIIKGPMRPEIETELKEHAKEELEHAEMLAERIIQLGGEPILNPEDLGKFSNCGYETPNKPDTKTILAQNIKGEQCAIGVYNTILEKLKGMNDAITYNMIRKIMQDEVKHEQELQDLQEDLELMCNCKK; translated from the coding sequence ATGGGCACAAAAGCCATAGATATAATAAAAGGAAACGTAAAAGAACTAATAGACTTACTAAATAAAGCATTAGCAGACGAATGGTTAGCAGTATACCAATACTGGGTAGGAGCATACATAATAAAAGGACCAATGAGGCCAGAAATAGAAACAGAACTAAAAGAACATGCAAAAGAAGAACTAGAACACGCAGAAATGCTAGCAGAAAGAATAATCCAACTAGGAGGAGAACCAATCCTAAACCCAGAGGATTTAGGAAAATTCAGCAACTGCGGATACGAAACTCCAAACAAACCAGACACAAAAACAATACTAGCACAAAACATTAAAGGAGAACAATGCGCAATCGGAGTCTACAACACAATACTAGAAAAACTAAAAGGAATGAATGACGCAATCACATACAACATGATTAGAAAAATCATGCAAGACGAAGTAAAACACGAACAAGAACTACAAGACTTGCAAGAAGACCTAGAACTAATGTGCAACTGCAAAAAATAA
- a CDS encoding PH domain-containing protein, which translates to MSRSISGRKPLLVVRPDVINALFPLFFKNFFVFLLLCFGLYFLLGIFVSFVDLFVLPNAGLVFLIVFILTFFSISFRLIILRLTKYYFYETNAVKEFRFIVISRKSVVYSRITNIVLKVSLWDRITGAGSITLHTGDDEMPDLVIRYVKDPVKLEELVYSLIHKKNSHVSHVVDM; encoded by the coding sequence ATGTCTCGAAGTATTAGTGGTAGGAAGCCTTTATTGGTTGTTAGACCTGACGTTATTAATGCTTTGTTTCCTTTGTTTTTTAAGAATTTCTTTGTTTTTTTACTTTTATGTTTTGGTTTATATTTCTTGTTAGGCATATTTGTTAGTTTTGTTGATTTATTTGTTCTTCCCAATGCTGGTTTGGTTTTTTTGATTGTTTTTATTTTAACTTTTTTTTCTATTTCTTTTAGGTTGATTATTCTTAGATTAACTAAGTATTATTTTTACGAGACTAACGCTGTTAAGGAATTTAGATTCATTGTTATTAGTAGAAAGTCCGTTGTTTATAGTCGTATTACTAATATCGTTTTGAAGGTTTCGTTGTGGGATCGTATTACTGGTGCGGGCAGCATTACTTTACACACTGGCGATGATGAAATGCCTGATTTAGTTATTCGTTATGTTAAAGATCCTGTCAAACTTGAGGAGTTAGTGTATTCTTTGATTCATAAGAAGAATTCTCATGTTAGCCACGTTGTTGATATGTAA
- a CDS encoding TatD family hydrolase yields MPFVDVHAHLDFEDYDSEIDDVMRRCEETRTVVVVNGVNPSSNRKVLKLAEKYDLVKPALGFYPTHVVEESDDVFDAEFDFISKSKCVAFGEIGLDFKYTKDDVGMKKQENAFWRFIELGEKTNKPLIIHSRKAELRVIEMLESSRLKKPVMHCFSGKKKLVERCADNSWFFSVPVIVNKLQQFQEMVKYTNINQLLTETDSPYLGPVPGEKNYPWNVNIAIKKIAEIKGFEEKEVENNIFMNYQKLF; encoded by the coding sequence ATGCCTTTTGTTGATGTTCACGCTCACCTCGATTTTGAGGATTATGATTCTGAGATAGATGATGTTATGCGTAGATGCGAAGAGACTAGAACTGTTGTGGTTGTGAATGGTGTTAATCCTAGTAGTAATCGTAAAGTTTTGAAGTTGGCTGAAAAGTATGATTTGGTTAAACCTGCTCTTGGTTTTTATCCTACTCATGTTGTTGAGGAATCTGATGATGTTTTTGATGCTGAGTTTGATTTTATTTCTAAGTCTAAGTGTGTTGCGTTTGGCGAGATTGGTTTAGATTTTAAGTATACTAAGGATGATGTTGGTATGAAGAAACAAGAGAATGCGTTTTGGCGTTTTATTGAATTGGGAGAGAAGACTAATAAGCCTTTGATTATTCATTCTCGTAAGGCTGAGCTTAGAGTGATTGAGATGCTTGAGTCTTCTCGTTTGAAGAAACCTGTTATGCATTGTTTTTCTGGTAAGAAAAAATTAGTGGAACGTTGTGCTGATAATAGTTGGTTTTTTTCTGTTCCTGTTATTGTGAATAAGTTGCAGCAATTTCAAGAAATGGTTAAGTATACTAATATTAATCAGTTGTTGACTGAGACTGATAGTCCTTATCTTGGTCCTGTTCCTGGTGAGAAGAATTATCCTTGGAATGTTAATATTGCTATTAAGAAGATTGCAGAAATTAAGGGTTTTGAGGAGAAGGAAGTTGAGAATAATATTTTTATGAATTATCAAAAATTATTTTAA